The Rhizoctonia solani chromosome 4, complete sequence genome contains a region encoding:
- a CDS encoding BRCA1 carboxy-terminus (BRCT) domain protein — MSNIQNPENKKLSDFKVLNFDVYGTLIDWESGVIDGIEPLLNRSNETSRWTRREKLDAFEEVESELQRQHPDMIYSDILANTHKGLAASSPYSNVDNETFKHTVQKLDSEGAKFSQIVTAQDVGSYKPDERNFLYALKEIKKNFGIEKEEVLVTAQSLFHDHAPANNLGLKSSWIARENVTIGRNSPASYTFKFVTLGAMADAAEAEFENNHLVGPLTRPLAADVPAEPPESKPDRKGCGRGPAADCAGADTCFTATATATAPTSTTCCCQRQSGAVCRPHNGAPLSMYVEKDVPGRDEIIRLIEKHSGVVATAYSTVPYILVDPTKESGQNLYRQYSAKRGKTVLNAQWVHACITAGQLQTFRTNYAGFKVDGTEHPESPRAATRRRRRTDPAPPPGPAFTAQIQYQQWPEHPHYPTQPQQPYYTGAPPPTQWATNQQYPALTVPVIEGSAYPPYPGYPGDEQGWAAPGEDAEPSYYDHFQQLPYEYIPAPAQTVAPSQPENPSQSPEPAEPEEEEEPRGRKRTRSGRTRNVLSEKVDPQKLVSARGPPARSPDPPARVVKSTHGGNLFTADDVQYLKSYIEYCQNQGLVLSLREICERLAVKAPHHTFYSWRRYCNKHQIRLGAYTMDDPVSEDRTGPPPPSNGAGTHQLAAPSTSVRPSVVGLGRTDRSPTPPRALYRSTTGKGIAFTETDVTFLMKFLHYRRRKNPELDMVQFWKDVAERAPHHSRASWMKYWRRHKHELEADPSMAANQPPTTSFSHPSTSAAASTSTSAPDQPLPQGPPQKRKRYDNEDDLLLARYFATGPQGTSDAIFQRFAQLHPHHPWKGWQEHHRIHKNQIDHLMKKILATNAAAAMAAGAQPPGSTNGVGEGLRDFGLDAMEG; from the exons ATGTCGAACATTCAAAACCCAGAGAACAAGAAACTCTCGGACTTTAAAGTTTTGAATTTTGATGTCTATGGGACGTTGATT GACTGGGAGTCTGGTGTCATCGATGGGATCGAACCATTGCTTAACCGGTCCAACGAAACTTCTAGATGGACTAGGAGGGAGAAATTAGATGCATTCGAGG AGGTCGAATCGGAGCTTCAACGCCAGCACCCAGATATGATTTACTCCGATATACTTGCAAACACGCACAAGGGTCTCGCGGCAAG CTCGCCATACTCCAATGTTGACAACGAAACTTTCAAACACACTGTACAAAAGCTGGACAGCGAAGGTGCCAAGTTTAGTCAGATTGTAACTGCGCAGGATGTAGGAAGTTACAAACCTGACGAGAGGAACTTTCTTTACGCGTTAAAAGAGATCAAAAAGAATTTTGGTATTGAAAAGGAGGAGGTTTTGGTTACAGCACAAAGCTTGTTCCATGACCATGCGCCAGCGAATAACCTTGGGCTCAAGTCCTCTTGGATTGCCAGAGAAA ACGTAACTATCGGAAGGAACTCTCCGGCCTCATACACGTTCAAGTTCGTGACACTTGGAGCTATGGCGGATGCAGCCGAAGCAGAGTTTGAGAA CAACCACTTGGTCGGACCCCTGACACGACCTCTCGCTGCAGATGTCCCAGCAGAACCGCCGGAGTCGAAACCCGATAGGAAGGGGTGCGGTCGTGGTCCCGCCGCAGATTGCGCCGGCGCCGACACATGCTTCACAGCCACAGCCACAGCAACCGCACCCACCAGTACAACATGTTGCTGCCAACGACAATCCGGAGCTGTTTGTCGACCTCATAACGGCGCGCCGCTGTCAATGTATGTTGAGAAAGATGTTCCTGGGCGAGATGAGATTATTCGCTTGATTGAG AAACACAGCGGGGTCGTGGCTACGGCATACAGCACAGTCCCGTACATTCTGG TGGACCCCACCAAAGAGTCGGGTCAAAACCTCTACCGCCAGTACAGCGCCAAGCGCGGCAAGACTGTCCTCAACGCGCAATGGGTCCATGCGTGCATAACCGCAGGTCAACTCCAAACGTTTAGAACCAATTATGCCGGATTCAAGGTTGACGGCACCGAGC ACCCCGAGTCTCCTCGCGCTGCCACCCGTCGCCGCCGACGCACAGACCCTGCTCCGCCCCCTGGACCCGCCTTTACCGCCCAGATCCAGTATCAGCAATGGCCTGAACATCCACACTATCCTACCCAACCTCAGCAGCCGTACTACACTGGTGCACCTCCCCCAACCCAATGGGCTACTAACCAACAATATCCGGCTCTCACCGTACCGGTTATCGAAGGCTCGGCCTATCCACCCTACCCTGGCTATCCCGGCGATGAACAGGGCTGGGCAGCACCAGGAGAAGATGCAGAGCCATCGTATTATGATCAT TTTCAGCAGCTTCCATACGAATACATTCCCGCTCCTGCGCAAACCGTCGCACCCTCTCAGCCCGAGAACCCCTCACAAAGCCCAGAGCCTGCTGAAccggaagaggaagaagaacctCGTGGGCGAAAGCGCACCCGTAGCGGTCGCACTCGCAAT GTCTTGTCTGAAAAAGTTGACCCACAAAAGCTAGTTTCAGCCCGAGGACCTCCTGCTCGTTCGCCCGACCCTCCAGCACGGGTAGTCAAATCCACACATGGTGGTAATCTCTTCACTGCCGATGACGTCCAATATCTCAAGTCCTATATCGAATATTGTCAGAACCAAGGTCTGGTTCTTTCGCTACGAGAGATATGTGAACGTCTGGCTGTCAAGGCACCCCACCATACCTTTTATTCGTGGCGTCGCTACTGCAATAAACACCAGATTCGACTGGGGGCGTACACTATGGATGATCCTGTCTCTGAAGATCGAACAGGCCCCCCGCCTCCGAGCAATGGAGCAGGAACACACCAACTTGCTGCTCCATCTACCTCGGTCCGACCTTCGGTCGTGGGGCTGGGCCGTACAGACCGGAGCCCGACTCCACCTAGAGCCTTGTACCGAAGCACGACAGGCAAAGGAATCGCGTTTACCGAGACAGACGTAACCTTCTTGATGAAGTTTTTGCACTACCGCCGGCGCAAGAATCCGGAGCTCGATATGGTCCAGTTTTGGAAGGACGTGGCCGAGCGG GCCCCACATCATTCTCGCGCATCATGGATGAAATATTGGCGCCGGCATAAACATGAACTCGAGGCCGATCCGTCCATGGCTGCCAACCAACCCCCAACTACTTCGTTCTCTCATCCTTCAACAAGTGCTGCCGCATCCACCTCTACCAGTGCCCCCGACCAACCACTTCCACAAGGACCGCCTCAGAAACGCAAGCGTTACGACAATGAAGATGACCTTTTACTGGCTCGATATTTTGCTACTGGCCCACAAGGAACGTCTGACGCTATCTTCCAGCGCTTTGCCCAACTGCATCCTCATCACCCATGGAAAGGCTGGCAAGAGCACCACAGGATCCACAAGAACCAAATTGACCATCTCATGAAAAAGATCCTTGCAACTAATGCGGCGGCCGCCATGGCAGCTGGAGCACAACCTCCCGGATCGACAAACGGAGTGGGAGAGGGCCTGAGAGACTTTGGGCTAGATGCGATGGAGGGGTAG